The genomic region CCGTGAGGCGGGCTAGTTAGGGCCGGTGATGTCTTGGAGAGGGCTTTCTTTGGGCACCTTTCTTTCGCCCGAGAAAGAAAGGTGCAAGTGGCGGCGCTTGCGCCGCAAGATCCGGCGTCGCGCCGCGTGACGAGGCCGAAAAGAGGGAACGAGTCCGCGAAGTGTCGCTTCGCGTAGGATGCTTGGTCCATGTGATGGTGAAGCCGAAGGCTGAACCAAGTGCCATGGCACTCGCATCAGGAGATAGGGCCCTCTGTTCGACGGCGGCCGTGAGGCCGCCTAGTTAGGGCCCTGCATGTCTTGGAGAGCGCTTCTTTGGCGCCACCTTTCTTCTCGCGAGAAGAAAGGTGGCAAGGTAGCGCGGCGCTTGCGCCGAAAAACGCAGGACGTGACGCACGACGAGCCAAAGACCGGGTCCTTGCCGGGATGACCACAGGTGCAGTGTTGGAAGAAGGAGGAGGCGGAGATGAGCAAGTTGATCGGCCGCGGCCTCACCTTCGATGACGTGCTGCTGGTGCCGCGCGAGTCCGGCGTCCTGCCCGCCCAGGCCCAGGTGGGCACGCGCCTCACCCGGCGCATCCGCCTCAACATCCCCCTCGTCAGCGCCGCCATGGACACGGTCACCGAGGCCGAGATGGCCATCGCCATGGCCCGCGAGGGTGGCATCGGCATCATCCACAAGAACCTCAGCCCGGAGGAGCAGGCCGCCCAGGTGGACACGGTGAAGCGCTCCGAATCGGGCATGATCCGCCGGCCGGTCACCATGTCCAGCGGCCGTACGCTGCAGGAGGCGGTGGAGCTGATGGCGCGCTACCGCATCAGCGGCATCCCGGTGGTGGACGATGGGCGCCTCGTGGGCATTCTCACCAACCGGGACCTGCGCTTCCTCACCGACCTGGGACAGCCCATCGCCTCCGCCATGACCCGGGAGAACCTGGTCTGCGCCCCGGATGGCACCACCCTCGAAGAGGCGGAGCGCATCCTGCAGCAACACAAAGTCGAGAAGCTGCTGGTGACGGGCGGCGCCGGCGAGCTGGTGGGCCTCATCACGGTGAAGGACATCCAAAAGAAGAAGCAGCATCCCCACGCCGCCAAGGACGGGCAGGGCCGCCTTCTGGCCGGCGCCGCGGTGGGCGTGGGTCCGCGCGAGGTGGAGCGCGCCGCCCGCCTGGTGGAGGCGGGGGTGGACGTCCTCTGCGTGGACACGGCCCACGGCCACAGCCTTGGGGTGGTGGAGATGGTGCGGGAGCTGAAGGCCCTCCAACCCGAGGTGGAGATCGTGGCCGGCAACGTGGCCACGGCCGGGGCGGTGCGCGCCCTGGCGGAGGCCGGCGCCGACGCCGTCAAGGTGGGGATCGGGCCGGGCAGCATCTGCACCACGCGGGTGGTGGCCGGCGTGGGCGTGCCGCAGGTGACGGCCATCCTCGACTGCGCCGCCGAGGCCGCGCGCCACGGCATCCCGGTCATCGCCGACGGCGGGGTGAAGTACTCGGGCGATTTCGCCAAGGCCATCGCCGCCGGCGCCGAGACGGTGATGCTGGGCTCCCTTTTCGCCGGCTGCGAGGAAAGCCCCGGCGAGCTGGTCCTCTTCGAAGGCCGCTCCTTCAAGGTCTACCGCGGCATGGGCAGCCTGGGCGCCATGAAGCGCGGCAGCAGCGACCGCTATTTCCAGGGCAGTGTGCGCGAGGAGCAGAAACTGGTGCCGGAGGGGATCGAGGGGCGTGTCGCCTACAAGGGCAAGGTGGCGGGCGTGGTCTATCAGCTGGTGGGTGGCCTGCGCGCCAGCATGGGCTACTGTGGCTGCCCGGACATCGACAGCTTCCGCCGCGACACGCGGCTGATGGAAATCACCGCCGCCGGCCTGCGCGAGAGCCATCCCCACGACGTGGTGGTGACCAAGGAATCCCCCAACTATTGGACCTCGTAGGCGAAGCGCCGATCTCGAAGGTCCACATTGACAATTCGAAGGTCAGACTTTGGAATTGTCACTGATGATGTACCAGCACGCATCCTGGCGTCACAACTCCAGTGTGGAGGCGCGAGCCCTTCCCGCCCTGCTCACGACCGGCCAGCGCTGCTCGGGCAAGACCACGTTCCTCCGTCATTCCTTTCCCAAGGCCGTCCTGGGGCGAGCCCGCAGGCGGATGTGCGACAGCCCTCGACGACCTGAAGCAAGTCTCCAGAAAAGATGCAGCGTGATCGTCCCGAACGGCGGAAGGCTATTCGTGAAAGGATCCGAAGGCTGGGAATTAGGACAAAACCCGAATGTGCGTGCGTCACGAGAGATTTCAGTGCAGACAGAAATGTCTTGAATCGATCAAAGGGAAGCACTACGCTTACGGCTACAAGGAGTGAAAGATTTGGCAGGCTGGTCGTATCGCAGTGCATGATTCGGTTTTGTACAGGCAATGACAGAATGAAGGGCCACGTTAACAACT from bacterium harbors:
- the guaB gene encoding IMP dehydrogenase; translation: MSKLIGRGLTFDDVLLVPRESGVLPAQAQVGTRLTRRIRLNIPLVSAAMDTVTEAEMAIAMAREGGIGIIHKNLSPEEQAAQVDTVKRSESGMIRRPVTMSSGRTLQEAVELMARYRISGIPVVDDGRLVGILTNRDLRFLTDLGQPIASAMTRENLVCAPDGTTLEEAERILQQHKVEKLLVTGGAGELVGLITVKDIQKKKQHPHAAKDGQGRLLAGAAVGVGPREVERAARLVEAGVDVLCVDTAHGHSLGVVEMVRELKALQPEVEIVAGNVATAGAVRALAEAGADAVKVGIGPGSICTTRVVAGVGVPQVTAILDCAAEAARHGIPVIADGGVKYSGDFAKAIAAGAETVMLGSLFAGCEESPGELVLFEGRSFKVYRGMGSLGAMKRGSSDRYFQGSVREEQKLVPEGIEGRVAYKGKVAGVVYQLVGGLRASMGYCGCPDIDSFRRDTRLMEITAAGLRESHPHDVVVTKESPNYWTS